In Aliamphritea ceti, a single window of DNA contains:
- the efp gene encoding elongation factor P: MANYSTNQFKNGLKVMLDGDPCSMVDVEFVKPGKGQAFTRVKMKNLMSGRTWERTFKSGESVEGADVMDTDMEYLYSDGEMWHFMDPKSYEQVAADKTAIGDAHLWLKEQDACQVTLFNGNPISVTPPNFVELEVVETDPGLKGDTAQGGSKPATLQSGAVVRVPLFIERGEMLKIDTRTGEYVSRA; this comes from the coding sequence ATGGCAAACTATTCTACTAACCAGTTTAAAAATGGTCTGAAGGTCATGCTCGACGGCGACCCTTGTTCAATGGTCGATGTTGAGTTCGTAAAACCAGGTAAAGGCCAGGCTTTTACCCGTGTTAAGATGAAGAACCTGATGTCTGGCCGTACCTGGGAACGTACCTTTAAGTCTGGTGAAAGTGTTGAAGGCGCTGATGTTATGGATACGGATATGGAGTATCTGTACAGCGATGGTGAAATGTGGCACTTCATGGATCCTAAGAGCTACGAGCAGGTTGCTGCTGATAAAACAGCAATCGGAGATGCGCACCTGTGGCTGAAAGAACAGGATGCTTGTCAGGTAACACTGTTTAACGGCAACCCTATTTCTGTTACGCCGCCTAACTTTGTTGAACTGGAAGTTGTTGAAACAGATCCAGGCCTGAAAGGTGATACTGCTCAGGGCGGTTCTAAGCCTGCGACTCTGCAGTCTGGTGCCGTTGTACGTGTACCGCTGTTCATCGAGCGCGGTGAAATGCTGAAGATCGATACCCGTACCGGTGAGTACGTATCCCGCGCATAA
- the epmA gene encoding EF-P lysine aminoacylase EpmA, whose protein sequence is MSQNMLWNSTASMANLRRRAEIIASIRAFFASRNILEVDTPVMSNAAVSDPYIDTIECRYQPLVGGEVETKYLQSSPEYAMKRLLASGSGAIYQISKAFRNGEVGRRHNPEFSMLEWYRPGFDHRQLMNEVAELLLPLLGIAESNQYSYAQVFDTYLGIDPHTASIAELQAIAAEHIDSDFQDNNRDNWLNLLMSHVIEPQLADEGAVFVYDYPASQAALAKVSQDVQGRAVAERFELFVQGVELANGYHELTDAAEQARRFSEDNRQRGAENLPQRPTDDLLVAALEQGMPSCAGVAVGIDRLIMQAIGANDIADVIAFPFPRA, encoded by the coding sequence GTGTCTCAAAATATGCTTTGGAACAGTACAGCTTCGATGGCCAATTTGCGTCGCCGTGCTGAAATAATTGCTTCCATCCGGGCATTTTTTGCCAGTAGAAATATCCTTGAGGTAGATACGCCGGTAATGTCGAATGCCGCTGTCAGTGACCCTTATATTGATACCATTGAATGCCGGTATCAGCCATTAGTTGGCGGTGAAGTAGAAACTAAGTATCTGCAAAGCTCACCGGAGTATGCCATGAAGCGGCTGCTAGCCAGTGGCAGTGGCGCCATTTATCAGATCAGTAAGGCGTTTCGTAATGGTGAAGTAGGCCGTCGGCATAATCCTGAATTCAGTATGCTGGAGTGGTACCGTCCGGGTTTTGATCATCGTCAGTTAATGAATGAAGTGGCAGAGTTGCTGCTCCCTTTGCTGGGTATCGCTGAATCGAATCAATACAGTTATGCACAGGTCTTTGATACATATTTAGGAATAGATCCGCATACGGCCAGCATTGCTGAATTGCAGGCGATTGCCGCTGAACATATCGATAGTGACTTTCAGGACAACAACCGGGATAACTGGCTTAATCTGCTAATGTCTCATGTGATTGAGCCGCAACTGGCAGATGAAGGCGCGGTGTTTGTGTACGATTACCCTGCCAGCCAGGCGGCGCTGGCGAAGGTTTCACAGGATGTTCAGGGCAGAGCAGTTGCTGAGCGTTTTGAATTATTTGTGCAGGGTGTGGAGCTGGCAAACGGTTATCACGAACTGACCGATGCAGCAGAACAGGCGCGTCGTTTTTCTGAAGATAACCGTCAGCGAGGTGCAGAAAACCTTCCACAGCGCCCGACTGATGATTTGTTAGTAGCCGCACTGGAACAGGGAATGCCCAGTTGTGCCGGAGTGGCTGTGGGCATTGATCGTCTGATTATGCAGGCGATAGGTGCAAATGACATTGCAGATGTCATTGCTTTTCCTTTCCCGAGGGCCTGA
- a CDS encoding MalY/PatB family protein has protein sequence MNKNQFDQPVDRRETSSMKWERYKDRDILPMWVADTDFTTAPVITQALQERVAHGVFGYTKRPAELNTVVKQRLQHLYQWQVEEDWMVWLPGLVSGLHLSCRTVTSPVTLTATPIYPPFRSAPVLSGGQNLSIPMTQQEGRWLIDFTALESAINSDTRLLLFCNPQNPGGTVYRRAELEQLADTCERHDLLVCSDEIHCDMILDPGVEHIPLASLNPEIAARCITLMAPSKTFNIAGLGCSVAIIADQALRSRFRKVRQGVVPDVNLLGYTAALAAYRDGDEWHQQQLSYLRANRDFLLQEINLIPGLKLAHFEATYLAWIDISDARLEHPVAFFEAAGVGMSAGRDFGDANFMRLNFGCPRSTLEEAVIRMRKALAN, from the coding sequence GTGAATAAAAACCAATTCGATCAACCGGTAGACCGCCGCGAAACATCCAGTATGAAGTGGGAACGCTACAAAGACCGTGACATCCTGCCAATGTGGGTGGCCGATACAGATTTCACCACCGCTCCGGTCATTACTCAGGCACTTCAGGAACGGGTCGCGCACGGTGTTTTTGGCTATACAAAACGGCCGGCTGAACTTAACACTGTTGTAAAACAGCGATTACAACATCTTTACCAGTGGCAGGTTGAAGAAGACTGGATGGTCTGGCTGCCCGGATTAGTCAGTGGCTTACACCTGAGCTGCAGAACGGTAACTTCACCTGTTACATTAACAGCTACCCCTATTTATCCACCTTTCCGTTCTGCACCGGTTTTATCCGGCGGACAAAACCTGAGCATTCCGATGACCCAGCAGGAAGGACGCTGGCTAATTGATTTCACGGCACTTGAATCAGCTATTAATTCTGACACCCGATTACTGCTTTTCTGTAATCCACAAAACCCGGGAGGCACTGTTTACCGGAGGGCAGAACTGGAACAGCTGGCAGACACTTGCGAACGGCATGATTTACTGGTCTGCTCGGACGAAATCCATTGCGATATGATTCTTGATCCAGGCGTTGAACATATTCCACTGGCTTCACTAAATCCTGAAATAGCCGCACGCTGCATCACTCTGATGGCCCCCAGTAAAACATTTAATATTGCCGGGCTTGGCTGTTCGGTGGCTATCATTGCCGATCAGGCATTACGCAGTCGCTTTCGCAAAGTCCGCCAAGGCGTTGTTCCTGACGTAAACCTGCTGGGATACACCGCTGCGCTAGCCGCATACAGAGATGGTGATGAATGGCATCAACAGCAATTAAGTTATTTACGCGCCAACAGAGATTTTCTGCTGCAGGAAATAAACCTGATCCCAGGCCTGAAACTGGCACATTTTGAAGCCACTTATCTGGCCTGGATTGATATCAGTGACGCCAGACTGGAACACCCTGTGGCATTCTTCGAAGCAGCAGGTGTCGGCATGTCTGCAGGACGTGACTTTGGCGATGCTAACTTCATGCGGCTTAATTTCGGCTGCCCACGCAGCACGTTGGAAGAAGCTGTAATCCGTATGAGAAAAGCTTTGGCAAACTGA
- a CDS encoding 2-isopropylmalate synthase: MSANNQVIIFDTTLRDGEQSPGASMTGEEKLRIAKQLEKMRVDVIEAGFAIASPGDFTAVQTIANTIKDSTICSLSRALDKDIDRAGEALKNANSGRIHTFIATSPIHMEYKLQMEPSQVVEQAVHAVKRARNLVDDVEFSLEDASRSEFDFMCRIIEQVIDAGARTINIPDTVGYAVPNEFGNTIARLIENIPNADKAIFSVHCHNDLGLAVANSLAAVSAGARQVECTINGLGERAGNASLEEIVMALRTRQDILGLHTAIDATQIVPASRLVSGVTGFPVQPNKAIVGANAFAHESGIHQDGMLKHPETYEIMTAESVGWKTNKMVLGKHSGRNAFRARLEELGTVFATDAELNDAFSRFKILADKKHEIFDEDLQALVSDTQTANQYEKYKLSSLSVMSQTGEVPVASVTIGVDDSEQQAEASGSGPVDAAFKAIEAMVDSQAALELYSVNAITSGTDSQGEVTVRLEKGGRIVNGLGADTDIIIASAKAYIHALNMLETTDQKAHPQV, from the coding sequence ATGTCTGCCAATAATCAGGTTATTATTTTTGATACAACATTACGCGACGGTGAGCAAAGCCCCGGCGCGTCGATGACCGGTGAGGAAAAACTGCGCATCGCTAAGCAACTTGAAAAAATGCGTGTTGATGTAATTGAAGCCGGTTTTGCGATTGCCAGCCCCGGTGATTTCACCGCGGTACAGACCATCGCAAATACCATTAAAGACAGCACCATCTGCTCTCTGTCCCGTGCACTGGATAAAGATATCGATCGTGCCGGTGAAGCACTTAAAAATGCTAATTCAGGGCGTATCCATACTTTTATTGCCACTTCACCCATTCACATGGAATACAAACTGCAGATGGAGCCATCGCAGGTTGTTGAACAGGCGGTGCACGCGGTGAAGCGTGCCCGTAATTTAGTTGATGATGTTGAGTTCTCACTGGAAGACGCCAGCCGTTCTGAGTTCGATTTCATGTGCCGGATTATTGAGCAGGTGATCGATGCAGGTGCCCGGACAATTAATATTCCGGATACCGTTGGTTACGCTGTACCAAATGAGTTTGGCAATACGATTGCCCGTTTGATTGAGAATATTCCGAACGCCGACAAAGCTATTTTCTCGGTTCATTGCCATAACGACTTAGGTCTGGCTGTAGCCAATTCTCTGGCAGCTGTGTCTGCTGGTGCACGTCAGGTTGAATGTACTATCAACGGTCTGGGCGAGCGGGCAGGTAATGCATCGCTGGAAGAAATCGTCATGGCGTTGCGTACCCGTCAGGATATTCTGGGCTTACACACAGCGATTGATGCAACACAAATCGTACCTGCTTCCCGACTGGTGTCAGGTGTTACAGGCTTCCCGGTTCAGCCGAATAAAGCAATCGTGGGTGCCAATGCTTTTGCGCATGAGTCCGGTATTCACCAGGACGGTATGCTCAAGCATCCGGAAACCTACGAGATCATGACCGCCGAAAGTGTCGGTTGGAAAACTAATAAAATGGTACTGGGTAAGCATTCAGGCCGGAATGCTTTTCGTGCCCGTCTGGAAGAGCTTGGTACCGTATTTGCCACTGATGCTGAACTGAATGATGCGTTTTCCCGGTTTAAGATTCTGGCGGATAAGAAGCATGAAATCTTTGATGAAGATTTACAGGCATTGGTGAGTGACACGCAAACTGCTAATCAGTACGAAAAATATAAGCTAAGCAGCTTGTCAGTAATGTCTCAAACCGGTGAAGTACCGGTGGCGTCAGTGACAATTGGTGTCGACGACAGCGAACAGCAGGCTGAAGCTTCTGGCAGTGGCCCGGTTGATGCCGCGTTTAAAGCGATCGAAGCGATGGTCGATTCGCAGGCTGCGCTGGAACTGTATTCGGTGAATGCAATTACCAGTGGTACCGACTCTCAGGGCGAGGTAACTGTACGGCTGGAAAAAGGTGGCCGGATTGTGAACGGTTTGGGCGCGGACACCGATATCATTATTGCGTCGGCTAAAGCCTATATTCATGCACTGAATATGCTGGAAACCACTGACCAGAAAGCTCATCCACAGGTATAA
- the rimI gene encoding ribosomal protein S18-alanine N-acetyltransferase gives MSRVIPLAQADFAALEALEQACFQPCWSAATLNLYLNNPQNLCLGMLADEDLQGFAIFSTFETEAELLQIAVSASCRGKGIASQLLSTAHQQLQHQGVTDILLEVNATNSAAVTLYKKHLYRQDGCRKNYYITPEGRQDALLMRHKIDAA, from the coding sequence ATGTCACGCGTAATTCCTCTGGCGCAAGCCGACTTTGCCGCTCTGGAAGCGCTGGAACAGGCATGTTTTCAGCCCTGCTGGTCTGCAGCCACTCTTAATCTGTATCTGAATAATCCGCAGAATCTCTGTCTGGGGATGCTGGCCGATGAGGACTTGCAGGGCTTTGCGATTTTTTCAACCTTTGAGACAGAAGCCGAGCTCTTACAGATTGCCGTTTCTGCAAGCTGTCGTGGTAAAGGTATTGCCAGTCAGTTATTGAGCACGGCGCATCAGCAATTACAGCATCAAGGTGTTACGGATATTTTGCTGGAGGTCAATGCGACTAATTCAGCAGCGGTTACACTGTATAAGAAGCATCTGTATCGGCAGGATGGCTGTCGGAAAAACTACTATATAACACCCGAAGGCCGGCAGGATGCTTTACTGATGCGGCATAAGATAGATGCTGCGTAA
- a CDS encoding energy-coupling factor ABC transporter permease, translated as MSLTPDLLSGPWFWLAQAGYVFFLLFAVYRAPWKTLFNNRQLQHLFLGAAVALMLLWQLRAGISPGLAIHFVGITVLTLMFGWDLAILAASMALLGLTVVGQENWQSFGVNGFCTIVIPALVSIGILRFVEAKLAKNFFVYLFLCAFIGAGLASISGGLSMAFMLWINDVYSLEKIHNEYIQYLPLIMFPEGLLNGIIMTAMMVFHPDWIRTFDAKAYIDEQ; from the coding sequence ATGAGCCTGACACCGGACCTGTTAAGTGGTCCATGGTTTTGGCTGGCACAGGCGGGTTATGTGTTTTTCCTGTTGTTTGCTGTATATCGTGCTCCCTGGAAAACCTTATTTAATAACCGCCAGTTACAGCATTTATTTCTGGGTGCGGCAGTCGCGCTGATGTTGCTCTGGCAACTGCGCGCGGGTATTTCTCCCGGGTTAGCAATTCATTTTGTCGGTATTACTGTTCTGACGCTGATGTTCGGCTGGGATCTGGCAATTCTGGCGGCAAGTATGGCCTTACTGGGGCTAACGGTAGTTGGGCAGGAGAACTGGCAGAGCTTTGGTGTAAACGGTTTTTGTACCATTGTTATTCCAGCTTTAGTCAGTATTGGTATTTTACGTTTTGTGGAAGCTAAGCTGGCAAAGAATTTCTTTGTATATCTGTTTTTGTGTGCTTTTATCGGTGCCGGTCTGGCTAGTATCAGTGGTGGCTTGAGTATGGCATTTATGCTGTGGATAAATGACGTATACAGCCTGGAGAAGATTCATAATGAATACATCCAGTACCTGCCGTTGATTATGTTCCCGGAAGGTTTGCTTAACGGTATTATCATGACCGCTATGATGGTGTTTCATCCGGACTGGATTCGCACCTTTGATGCGAAAGCATACATCGATGAGCAATAA
- a CDS encoding response regulator transcription factor: MSNSPMTFLIVDDDETFTHVLSRALKRRGFETLVANSAEQAKQLIDRQVPDYATLDLKMDGASGITLIPNLTKLNPAIKILVLTGYASISTAVEAIKLGAKDYLTKPADADEILAKLEHSEPDPHIDIAEKPMSVGRLEWEHIQKVLAEHEGNISATARALGMHRRTLQRKLLKRPVKE; this comes from the coding sequence TTGAGCAATTCTCCAATGACATTTTTGATTGTTGACGATGATGAAACCTTTACTCACGTATTGTCCCGGGCACTGAAACGTCGTGGATTTGAAACACTGGTAGCAAACAGTGCTGAACAGGCAAAGCAACTTATAGACCGGCAAGTACCTGATTACGCAACCTTAGACCTGAAAATGGATGGTGCGTCAGGAATCACTCTGATACCCAATCTCACCAAGTTAAATCCCGCCATAAAGATTCTTGTTCTGACCGGCTATGCGAGTATTTCTACTGCCGTAGAAGCTATAAAACTGGGTGCCAAAGACTATCTGACAAAACCTGCAGATGCGGATGAAATTCTGGCCAAACTGGAGCACAGCGAACCGGACCCTCACATCGACATTGCTGAAAAACCGATGTCTGTAGGCCGTCTGGAATGGGAACATATTCAGAAAGTACTGGCCGAACATGAAGGCAATATTTCAGCCACCGCCCGTGCATTGGGAATGCACCGGCGAACGCTGCAACGCAAGTTGCTTAAGCGGCCGGTAAAGGAATAA
- a CDS encoding ATP-binding protein, whose translation MPHFSDSRHHLLQLSYIRTVTIIAQACLLFYAVEGLGIVIHMWMAIGALLAMTMLNLLTLYRLRANLPLTQLEFLFQLIADIFFYVCLLYQLGGTGNPFSSLLLISLIISAMTLPRNYTWLIAMLVTSSFTFLLFYHIPLRPPLTGHQLPIISYFDLYTTGIWLNFILTALLITYFIVNISENLRRKEHGFNRVKDRLTHDQQLLSLATMAAGTAHEMGTPLATMRVLLKEISLDYPQDQALQDDLNILSQQVDNCTGHLQQLAISVKEEQQQTLLLPADKFLNDLLERWSVLRPTARYLKPVVTQQPQPLIASSIPLQQAIINLLNNAADADKVTQALELRLENDAQKIRINIRDHGQGIPLDQAEDIGKPFVTTKGSGLGIGLFLTASTLTIYGGEVRLYNHPQGGTLTEVSLPIASSVNTSSSSNDNTHARKGHSS comes from the coding sequence ATGCCCCACTTCAGCGATTCGCGACATCATTTGCTGCAGCTCAGCTATATTCGTACTGTGACAATAATTGCTCAGGCCTGCCTGCTGTTTTATGCAGTTGAAGGGCTCGGAATAGTTATTCACATGTGGATGGCGATCGGCGCTTTACTGGCAATGACTATGCTGAATCTCTTAACCCTGTACAGGTTAAGAGCCAACCTGCCACTCACTCAACTGGAATTTCTATTTCAGCTCATCGCCGATATTTTCTTTTACGTTTGTCTGCTCTACCAGCTTGGCGGCACCGGTAATCCGTTTTCATCCTTACTGCTGATTTCCCTTATTATCAGCGCTATGACCCTGCCACGTAATTACACCTGGCTAATCGCTATGCTGGTAACCAGCAGTTTTACCTTTCTGCTGTTCTATCATATTCCGCTACGGCCTCCGCTTACCGGTCACCAGCTGCCAATCATCAGTTATTTTGACTTATACACCACAGGCATCTGGCTAAACTTTATTCTGACCGCCCTGCTGATTACCTATTTCATCGTTAATATCAGTGAAAATCTGCGGCGCAAAGAACATGGATTTAACCGGGTAAAAGATCGTCTTACCCATGATCAGCAATTGCTGTCTCTGGCAACTATGGCCGCCGGCACCGCTCATGAAATGGGTACGCCTCTGGCGACTATGCGGGTACTGCTCAAGGAAATCTCACTGGATTATCCACAGGATCAGGCCCTGCAGGACGACCTGAATATCCTGAGCCAGCAGGTAGATAATTGCACCGGGCATCTTCAGCAACTGGCAATATCAGTCAAAGAAGAACAGCAACAAACCTTGTTATTACCGGCAGATAAATTTCTCAATGACCTGCTCGAACGCTGGTCAGTGCTGCGACCAACTGCACGCTACCTCAAGCCAGTAGTCACCCAACAACCACAGCCTTTGATTGCCAGTTCAATACCATTACAGCAGGCCATCATTAATCTGCTAAACAATGCCGCCGATGCTGATAAAGTTACTCAGGCGCTGGAATTACGCCTGGAAAACGATGCTCAGAAAATTCGCATAAATATACGTGATCACGGCCAGGGGATTCCGCTGGATCAGGCCGAAGACATAGGTAAGCCTTTTGTCACGACTAAGGGCAGTGGCCTGGGTATTGGTCTGTTTCTGACCGCATCAACCCTGACCATATACGGCGGTGAAGTACGCCTTTACAATCACCCACAAGGTGGCACTCTTACAGAAGTATCCCTACCGATAGCCTCGTCTGTTAATACTAGTTCCAGCTCTAACGACAACACCCACGCCAGAAAAGGACATTCATCTTGA
- a CDS encoding DUF6515 family protein: MKALLVASLTGVLTLSAMQAAAHPASSHHGVKHLPAGSVAVVVSGIKYWLKDDVYYRQRNNTYVKVIKPAGATLTRVPKNAVLIKHKGKPYYRYNNVYYHWVPTKNRYQVVHM; the protein is encoded by the coding sequence ATGAAAGCGTTACTGGTAGCATCACTGACAGGCGTTTTAACTTTATCGGCCATGCAGGCCGCCGCACATCCGGCAAGTAGCCATCATGGTGTGAAACATTTACCAGCAGGTTCAGTTGCTGTGGTTGTATCCGGAATCAAATATTGGCTGAAGGATGATGTTTATTATCGTCAGCGGAATAATACGTATGTGAAGGTAATCAAGCCTGCTGGTGCAACGTTAACGCGGGTGCCGAAAAATGCTGTGCTGATTAAACACAAAGGTAAGCCTTATTACCGTTACAACAATGTTTACTATCACTGGGTACCGACGAAAAATCGTTATCAGGTGGTACACATGTAA
- a CDS encoding MBL fold metallo-hydrolase, with amino-acid sequence MKKWQIASTSCVATLGVFLGMATSASGSGLTSWMSGNNHNRIIQVQNEGGVQQDSGQVEIAYYANSAFKITSPKGISVMIDPWRNDPSGAWGLWYRMDFPKENVDIGASTHAHFDHDALDKIDANMLLDRMAGTFTLGDITIRGIADKHQCVAPGSVAWTEAVKQFEGREEICAPTNARHMDNTMFVIETGGMSFLMWGDNRPEPPQEVWDKIGEVDVVFVPVDGSEHILDYAQANTVVEKTGAKAAIPHHYLVPETTFYTSTLQPADDWVKKHPFTNVDAPSFNLSKADLEGKKGHVYYFGSNNMVTAESGN; translated from the coding sequence ATGAAGAAATGGCAAATCGCTTCCACCAGTTGCGTTGCTACCCTGGGGGTTTTTCTCGGGATGGCAACGTCTGCAAGCGGTTCAGGTCTGACATCCTGGATGTCAGGGAATAATCATAACCGCATTATTCAGGTGCAGAATGAAGGCGGTGTCCAGCAAGATTCCGGTCAGGTAGAAATCGCCTACTACGCTAACTCTGCGTTCAAAATTACGTCGCCAAAAGGCATCAGTGTAATGATCGATCCGTGGCGTAATGATCCATCAGGTGCCTGGGGACTCTGGTATCGAATGGATTTTCCTAAGGAAAATGTGGATATCGGTGCCTCGACTCATGCTCATTTCGATCATGACGCGTTGGATAAAATTGATGCCAACATGCTGTTAGACCGGATGGCCGGTACATTCACGCTGGGGGATATCACTATTCGTGGTATTGCTGATAAACACCAGTGTGTCGCGCCGGGAAGCGTGGCATGGACTGAAGCTGTGAAGCAGTTTGAAGGACGTGAGGAGATCTGTGCGCCGACTAATGCGCGGCATATGGATAATACCATGTTCGTAATTGAGACTGGTGGTATGAGTTTCCTCATGTGGGGAGACAACCGCCCGGAGCCGCCACAGGAGGTCTGGGATAAGATCGGTGAAGTAGATGTGGTCTTCGTTCCAGTCGATGGTTCTGAGCATATTCTTGATTATGCACAGGCTAACACAGTGGTAGAGAAAACCGGTGCGAAAGCAGCGATTCCACATCACTATTTAGTGCCTGAAACCACTTTTTATACCTCTACTCTGCAACCGGCTGATGACTGGGTGAAGAAGCATCCATTCACCAATGTTGATGCGCCGAGTTTTAACTTAAGTAAGGCTGATCTGGAAGGGAAGAAAGGTCATGTTTATTACTTTGGTTCCAATAATATGGTAACTGCGGAATCTGGCAATTAG
- a CDS encoding HupE/UreJ family protein, producing the protein MKIISLFKHIPLVCLLLLMLPWQQASAHFQLNINIRVVHVEHTSDGVRVYLRLPTPYLLADKLGKTGSDGLPEAAPYSYNRVVNGELFHYVDYAQLATDPNGLGDLVATGHQLTGPDGVLKPEVEAVRVYTQKQQLPFASLEEAQQAFSMSQQLVSESEVYVGDTVTDVQLFYPTGNTLYDYQFSSNLNPGLENQQETANLILDYFPGGTQIFRATGLLEKPVVVNRSAFSAAWTFLVEGAEHIMAGYDHILFVVCLIIGAAGTANLLWRVTGFTLGHSVTLIIGFLGWVPVAAWFIPSVETGIAFSIIFAAVIALRPDNRKGSFLMTAAIGLLHGLGFSFLLREILQIDSPNLWQSLLAFNLGVEAGQLAIVLLIWPLVWYIRRYQPQLNTRMTWAIALPCIAIAGLWTGERLMQLADTLI; encoded by the coding sequence ATGAAAATAATAAGCCTTTTTAAACACATTCCGCTGGTCTGTCTGTTATTGCTTATGCTGCCCTGGCAGCAGGCCAGTGCTCACTTTCAGCTGAATATTAATATCCGGGTTGTTCATGTTGAACATACCAGTGATGGGGTGCGTGTATACCTGCGTCTGCCGACCCCTTACTTGTTGGCAGATAAACTTGGTAAGACCGGTTCAGATGGCTTACCGGAAGCTGCCCCTTACAGTTATAACAGGGTAGTAAATGGCGAGTTGTTTCATTATGTTGATTATGCGCAGTTAGCTACTGATCCGAATGGCTTAGGTGATCTCGTCGCAACTGGGCATCAACTGACTGGCCCTGATGGGGTGTTAAAACCAGAGGTTGAGGCCGTGCGGGTTTATACCCAAAAACAACAATTACCTTTTGCCAGTCTGGAAGAAGCTCAACAGGCTTTTAGTATGTCGCAGCAGCTGGTTTCTGAATCAGAAGTCTATGTAGGAGACACAGTCACTGATGTACAGTTGTTTTACCCTACTGGTAATACCCTTTACGACTATCAGTTCTCAAGTAATCTGAACCCCGGCCTGGAGAACCAACAGGAAACTGCAAATCTGATTTTGGATTATTTTCCGGGTGGGACACAGATCTTCCGCGCCACAGGCTTATTAGAAAAGCCGGTAGTGGTAAACCGCTCTGCTTTTTCTGCCGCATGGACTTTTCTGGTTGAAGGGGCTGAGCACATCATGGCAGGTTACGATCATATTCTGTTTGTGGTGTGCCTGATCATAGGCGCGGCGGGTACGGCTAATCTGCTGTGGCGCGTTACCGGTTTTACTCTGGGGCACAGTGTTACGCTGATTATCGGGTTTCTGGGCTGGGTACCGGTAGCTGCCTGGTTTATTCCCAGTGTGGAAACAGGTATCGCTTTTTCTATTATTTTTGCTGCGGTAATCGCGTTACGACCTGATAACAGAAAGGGTTCATTTCTGATGACGGCAGCGATTGGTCTGTTACATGGCTTAGGGTTTTCTTTCCTGTTACGGGAGATTCTGCAAATTGATTCACCGAATCTGTGGCAGAGCTTGCTCGCTTTCAACCTGGGTGTGGAAGCCGGACAGTTGGCGATAGTGCTGCTAATCTGGCCACTGGTTTGGTATATACGTCGCTATCAGCCACAGCTGAATACCCGTATGACCTGGGCTATAGCACTTCCCTGTATTGCCATTGCCGGTTTATGGACTGGCGAAAGGTTGATGCAACTGGCAGATACTCTGATTTAA